One window of the Hippocampus zosterae strain Florida chromosome 8, ASM2543408v3, whole genome shotgun sequence genome contains the following:
- the mbd3b gene encoding methyl-CpG-binding domain protein 3b isoform X1, which produces MEKKRWDCTALPKGWKMEEVTRKSGLSAGKSDVYYFSRGDEPDEEQRQERGEAGRLYSLCPSGKKFRSKPQLARYLGNQMDLSSFDFRTGKMLMSKLNKNRQRMRYDNNNQNKGKPDLNTSLPVRQTASIFKQPVTKVTNHPSNKVKTDPQKAVDQPRQLFWEKKLSGLSAYDIAEELVKTMELPKGLQGVGPGCTDKTLLSAIASALHTSAAPITGQLSAAVEKNPGVWLNTTQPLCKAFIVTDEDIRKQEELVYSVRKRLEEALMADMLAHVEEAAAGEGDSIKDEGNGSEDMESV; this is translated from the exons ATGGAGAAGAAAAGGTGGGATTGTACTGCTCTTCCCAAGGGCTGGAAAATGGAAGAAGTGACCAGAAAGTCGGGTTTGTCCGCCGGAAAAAGCGACGTCTATTATTTTAG CAGAGGAGACGAGCCAGATGAGGAACAGAGGCAAGAGAGGGGGGAGGCGGGTCGGTTGTATAGTTTGTG TCCATCTGGCAAGAAGTTCCGGAGCAAGCCTCAGCTGGCTCGTTACCTTGGCAACCAGATGGACCTGAGCTCATTCGACTTCCGCACAGGGAAGATGCTGATGAGCAAGCTGAACAAGAACCGCCAGCGGATGCGCtacgacaacaacaaccagaACAAG GGTAAACCCGACCTCAACACATCACTTCCAGTCAGACAGACAGCCTCCATCTTTAAGCAGCCCGTTACCAAGGTTACCAACCATCCCAGCAACAAAGTCAAGACAGATCCACAGAAAGCCGTTGACCAGCCCCGTCAG TTATTTTGGGAGAAGAAGCTAAGCGGTCTGAGTGCATACGACATTGCAGAAGAGCTGGTGAAAACGATGGAGCTGCCTAAAGGTCTCCAAG GAGTGGGACCAGGTTGCACAGACAAGACACTTTTGTCGGCCATCGCCAGTGCGCTCCACACCAGCGCCGCACCCATCACCGGACAGCTGTCGGCTGCCGTGGAGAAGAACCCCGGCGTATGGCTCAATACCACGCAGCCGCTTTGCAAGGCCTTTATTGTCACCGATGAAGACATCAG GAAGCAGGAGGAGCTGGTATACAGTGTGAGGAAGCGTCTGGAGGAAGCACTAATGGCTGACATGTTAGCGCATGTAGAGGAAGCGGCGGCCGGCGAGGGCGACTCCATCAAGGATGAAGGCAATGGCAGCGAAGACATGGAGAGCGTATAG
- the mbd3b gene encoding methyl-CpG-binding domain protein 3b isoform X8, with translation MDKNDPSGKKFRSKPQLARYLGNQMDLSSFDFRTGKMLMSKLNKNRQRMRYDNNNQNKGKPDLNTSLPVRQTASIFKQPVTKVTNHPSNKVKTDPQKAVDQPRQLFWEKKLSGLSAYDIAEELVKTMELPKGLQGVGPGCTDKTLLSAIASALHTSAAPITGQLSAAVEKNPGVWLNTTQPLCKAFIVTDEDIRKQEELVYSVRKRLEEALMADMLAHVEEAAAGEGDSIKDEGNGSEDMESV, from the exons ATGGATAAAAACGA TCCATCTGGCAAGAAGTTCCGGAGCAAGCCTCAGCTGGCTCGTTACCTTGGCAACCAGATGGACCTGAGCTCATTCGACTTCCGCACAGGGAAGATGCTGATGAGCAAGCTGAACAAGAACCGCCAGCGGATGCGCtacgacaacaacaaccagaACAAG GGTAAACCCGACCTCAACACATCACTTCCAGTCAGACAGACAGCCTCCATCTTTAAGCAGCCCGTTACCAAGGTTACCAACCATCCCAGCAACAAAGTCAAGACAGATCCACAGAAAGCCGTTGACCAGCCCCGTCAG TTATTTTGGGAGAAGAAGCTAAGCGGTCTGAGTGCATACGACATTGCAGAAGAGCTGGTGAAAACGATGGAGCTGCCTAAAGGTCTCCAAG GAGTGGGACCAGGTTGCACAGACAAGACACTTTTGTCGGCCATCGCCAGTGCGCTCCACACCAGCGCCGCACCCATCACCGGACAGCTGTCGGCTGCCGTGGAGAAGAACCCCGGCGTATGGCTCAATACCACGCAGCCGCTTTGCAAGGCCTTTATTGTCACCGATGAAGACATCAG GAAGCAGGAGGAGCTGGTATACAGTGTGAGGAAGCGTCTGGAGGAAGCACTAATGGCTGACATGTTAGCGCATGTAGAGGAAGCGGCGGCCGGCGAGGGCGACTCCATCAAGGATGAAGGCAATGGCAGCGAAGACATGGAGAGCGTATAG
- the mbd3b gene encoding methyl-CpG-binding domain protein 3b isoform X4, producing MDKNDRGDEPDEEQRQERGEAGRLYSLCPSGKKFRSKPQLARYLGNQMDLSSFDFRTGKMLMSKLNKNRQRMRYDNNNQNKGKPDLNTSLPVRQTASIFKQPVTKVTNHPSNKVKTDPQKAVDQPRQLFWEKKLSGLSAYDIAEELVKTMELPKGLQGVGPGCTDKTLLSAIASALHTSAAPITGQLSAAVEKNPGVWLNTTQPLCKAFIVTDEDIRKQEELVYSVRKRLEEALMADMLAHVEEAAAGEGDSIKDEGNGSEDMESV from the exons ATGGATAAAAACGA CAGAGGAGACGAGCCAGATGAGGAACAGAGGCAAGAGAGGGGGGAGGCGGGTCGGTTGTATAGTTTGTG TCCATCTGGCAAGAAGTTCCGGAGCAAGCCTCAGCTGGCTCGTTACCTTGGCAACCAGATGGACCTGAGCTCATTCGACTTCCGCACAGGGAAGATGCTGATGAGCAAGCTGAACAAGAACCGCCAGCGGATGCGCtacgacaacaacaaccagaACAAG GGTAAACCCGACCTCAACACATCACTTCCAGTCAGACAGACAGCCTCCATCTTTAAGCAGCCCGTTACCAAGGTTACCAACCATCCCAGCAACAAAGTCAAGACAGATCCACAGAAAGCCGTTGACCAGCCCCGTCAG TTATTTTGGGAGAAGAAGCTAAGCGGTCTGAGTGCATACGACATTGCAGAAGAGCTGGTGAAAACGATGGAGCTGCCTAAAGGTCTCCAAG GAGTGGGACCAGGTTGCACAGACAAGACACTTTTGTCGGCCATCGCCAGTGCGCTCCACACCAGCGCCGCACCCATCACCGGACAGCTGTCGGCTGCCGTGGAGAAGAACCCCGGCGTATGGCTCAATACCACGCAGCCGCTTTGCAAGGCCTTTATTGTCACCGATGAAGACATCAG GAAGCAGGAGGAGCTGGTATACAGTGTGAGGAAGCGTCTGGAGGAAGCACTAATGGCTGACATGTTAGCGCATGTAGAGGAAGCGGCGGCCGGCGAGGGCGACTCCATCAAGGATGAAGGCAATGGCAGCGAAGACATGGAGAGCGTATAG
- the mbd3b gene encoding methyl-CpG-binding domain protein 3b isoform X7 yields the protein MDKNEGDEPDEEQSPSGKKFRSKPQLARYLGNQMDLSSFDFRTGKMLMSKLNKNRQRMRYDNNNQNKGKPDLNTSLPVRQTASIFKQPVTKVTNHPSNKVKTDPQKAVDQPRQLFWEKKLSGLSAYDIAEELVKTMELPKGLQGVGPGCTDKTLLSAIASALHTSAAPITGQLSAAVEKNPGVWLNTTQPLCKAFIVTDEDIRKQEELVYSVRKRLEEALMADMLAHVEEAAAGEGDSIKDEGNGSEDMESV from the exons ATGGATAAAAACGA AGGAGACGAGCCAGATGAGGAACAGAG TCCATCTGGCAAGAAGTTCCGGAGCAAGCCTCAGCTGGCTCGTTACCTTGGCAACCAGATGGACCTGAGCTCATTCGACTTCCGCACAGGGAAGATGCTGATGAGCAAGCTGAACAAGAACCGCCAGCGGATGCGCtacgacaacaacaaccagaACAAG GGTAAACCCGACCTCAACACATCACTTCCAGTCAGACAGACAGCCTCCATCTTTAAGCAGCCCGTTACCAAGGTTACCAACCATCCCAGCAACAAAGTCAAGACAGATCCACAGAAAGCCGTTGACCAGCCCCGTCAG TTATTTTGGGAGAAGAAGCTAAGCGGTCTGAGTGCATACGACATTGCAGAAGAGCTGGTGAAAACGATGGAGCTGCCTAAAGGTCTCCAAG GAGTGGGACCAGGTTGCACAGACAAGACACTTTTGTCGGCCATCGCCAGTGCGCTCCACACCAGCGCCGCACCCATCACCGGACAGCTGTCGGCTGCCGTGGAGAAGAACCCCGGCGTATGGCTCAATACCACGCAGCCGCTTTGCAAGGCCTTTATTGTCACCGATGAAGACATCAG GAAGCAGGAGGAGCTGGTATACAGTGTGAGGAAGCGTCTGGAGGAAGCACTAATGGCTGACATGTTAGCGCATGTAGAGGAAGCGGCGGCCGGCGAGGGCGACTCCATCAAGGATGAAGGCAATGGCAGCGAAGACATGGAGAGCGTATAG
- the mbd3b gene encoding methyl-CpG-binding domain protein 3b isoform X5 produces the protein MDKNEGDEPDEEQRQERGEAGRLYSLCPSGKKFRSKPQLARYLGNQMDLSSFDFRTGKMLMSKLNKNRQRMRYDNNNQNKGKPDLNTSLPVRQTASIFKQPVTKVTNHPSNKVKTDPQKAVDQPRQLFWEKKLSGLSAYDIAEELVKTMELPKGLQGVGPGCTDKTLLSAIASALHTSAAPITGQLSAAVEKNPGVWLNTTQPLCKAFIVTDEDIRKQEELVYSVRKRLEEALMADMLAHVEEAAAGEGDSIKDEGNGSEDMESV, from the exons ATGGATAAAAACGA AGGAGACGAGCCAGATGAGGAACAGAGGCAAGAGAGGGGGGAGGCGGGTCGGTTGTATAGTTTGTG TCCATCTGGCAAGAAGTTCCGGAGCAAGCCTCAGCTGGCTCGTTACCTTGGCAACCAGATGGACCTGAGCTCATTCGACTTCCGCACAGGGAAGATGCTGATGAGCAAGCTGAACAAGAACCGCCAGCGGATGCGCtacgacaacaacaaccagaACAAG GGTAAACCCGACCTCAACACATCACTTCCAGTCAGACAGACAGCCTCCATCTTTAAGCAGCCCGTTACCAAGGTTACCAACCATCCCAGCAACAAAGTCAAGACAGATCCACAGAAAGCCGTTGACCAGCCCCGTCAG TTATTTTGGGAGAAGAAGCTAAGCGGTCTGAGTGCATACGACATTGCAGAAGAGCTGGTGAAAACGATGGAGCTGCCTAAAGGTCTCCAAG GAGTGGGACCAGGTTGCACAGACAAGACACTTTTGTCGGCCATCGCCAGTGCGCTCCACACCAGCGCCGCACCCATCACCGGACAGCTGTCGGCTGCCGTGGAGAAGAACCCCGGCGTATGGCTCAATACCACGCAGCCGCTTTGCAAGGCCTTTATTGTCACCGATGAAGACATCAG GAAGCAGGAGGAGCTGGTATACAGTGTGAGGAAGCGTCTGGAGGAAGCACTAATGGCTGACATGTTAGCGCATGTAGAGGAAGCGGCGGCCGGCGAGGGCGACTCCATCAAGGATGAAGGCAATGGCAGCGAAGACATGGAGAGCGTATAG
- the mbd3b gene encoding methyl-CpG-binding domain protein 3b isoform X6 codes for MDKNDRGDEPDEEQSPSGKKFRSKPQLARYLGNQMDLSSFDFRTGKMLMSKLNKNRQRMRYDNNNQNKGKPDLNTSLPVRQTASIFKQPVTKVTNHPSNKVKTDPQKAVDQPRQLFWEKKLSGLSAYDIAEELVKTMELPKGLQGVGPGCTDKTLLSAIASALHTSAAPITGQLSAAVEKNPGVWLNTTQPLCKAFIVTDEDIRKQEELVYSVRKRLEEALMADMLAHVEEAAAGEGDSIKDEGNGSEDMESV; via the exons ATGGATAAAAACGA CAGAGGAGACGAGCCAGATGAGGAACAGAG TCCATCTGGCAAGAAGTTCCGGAGCAAGCCTCAGCTGGCTCGTTACCTTGGCAACCAGATGGACCTGAGCTCATTCGACTTCCGCACAGGGAAGATGCTGATGAGCAAGCTGAACAAGAACCGCCAGCGGATGCGCtacgacaacaacaaccagaACAAG GGTAAACCCGACCTCAACACATCACTTCCAGTCAGACAGACAGCCTCCATCTTTAAGCAGCCCGTTACCAAGGTTACCAACCATCCCAGCAACAAAGTCAAGACAGATCCACAGAAAGCCGTTGACCAGCCCCGTCAG TTATTTTGGGAGAAGAAGCTAAGCGGTCTGAGTGCATACGACATTGCAGAAGAGCTGGTGAAAACGATGGAGCTGCCTAAAGGTCTCCAAG GAGTGGGACCAGGTTGCACAGACAAGACACTTTTGTCGGCCATCGCCAGTGCGCTCCACACCAGCGCCGCACCCATCACCGGACAGCTGTCGGCTGCCGTGGAGAAGAACCCCGGCGTATGGCTCAATACCACGCAGCCGCTTTGCAAGGCCTTTATTGTCACCGATGAAGACATCAG GAAGCAGGAGGAGCTGGTATACAGTGTGAGGAAGCGTCTGGAGGAAGCACTAATGGCTGACATGTTAGCGCATGTAGAGGAAGCGGCGGCCGGCGAGGGCGACTCCATCAAGGATGAAGGCAATGGCAGCGAAGACATGGAGAGCGTATAG
- the mbd3b gene encoding methyl-CpG-binding domain protein 3b isoform X2, with protein MEKKRWDCTALPKGWKMEEVTRKSGLSAGKSDVYYFSRGDEPDEEQSPSGKKFRSKPQLARYLGNQMDLSSFDFRTGKMLMSKLNKNRQRMRYDNNNQNKGKPDLNTSLPVRQTASIFKQPVTKVTNHPSNKVKTDPQKAVDQPRQLFWEKKLSGLSAYDIAEELVKTMELPKGLQGVGPGCTDKTLLSAIASALHTSAAPITGQLSAAVEKNPGVWLNTTQPLCKAFIVTDEDIRKQEELVYSVRKRLEEALMADMLAHVEEAAAGEGDSIKDEGNGSEDMESV; from the exons ATGGAGAAGAAAAGGTGGGATTGTACTGCTCTTCCCAAGGGCTGGAAAATGGAAGAAGTGACCAGAAAGTCGGGTTTGTCCGCCGGAAAAAGCGACGTCTATTATTTTAG CAGAGGAGACGAGCCAGATGAGGAACAGAG TCCATCTGGCAAGAAGTTCCGGAGCAAGCCTCAGCTGGCTCGTTACCTTGGCAACCAGATGGACCTGAGCTCATTCGACTTCCGCACAGGGAAGATGCTGATGAGCAAGCTGAACAAGAACCGCCAGCGGATGCGCtacgacaacaacaaccagaACAAG GGTAAACCCGACCTCAACACATCACTTCCAGTCAGACAGACAGCCTCCATCTTTAAGCAGCCCGTTACCAAGGTTACCAACCATCCCAGCAACAAAGTCAAGACAGATCCACAGAAAGCCGTTGACCAGCCCCGTCAG TTATTTTGGGAGAAGAAGCTAAGCGGTCTGAGTGCATACGACATTGCAGAAGAGCTGGTGAAAACGATGGAGCTGCCTAAAGGTCTCCAAG GAGTGGGACCAGGTTGCACAGACAAGACACTTTTGTCGGCCATCGCCAGTGCGCTCCACACCAGCGCCGCACCCATCACCGGACAGCTGTCGGCTGCCGTGGAGAAGAACCCCGGCGTATGGCTCAATACCACGCAGCCGCTTTGCAAGGCCTTTATTGTCACCGATGAAGACATCAG GAAGCAGGAGGAGCTGGTATACAGTGTGAGGAAGCGTCTGGAGGAAGCACTAATGGCTGACATGTTAGCGCATGTAGAGGAAGCGGCGGCCGGCGAGGGCGACTCCATCAAGGATGAAGGCAATGGCAGCGAAGACATGGAGAGCGTATAG
- the mbd3b gene encoding methyl-CpG-binding domain protein 3b isoform X3, with translation MEKKRWDCTALPKGWKMEEVTRKSGLSAGKSDVYYFSPSGKKFRSKPQLARYLGNQMDLSSFDFRTGKMLMSKLNKNRQRMRYDNNNQNKGKPDLNTSLPVRQTASIFKQPVTKVTNHPSNKVKTDPQKAVDQPRQLFWEKKLSGLSAYDIAEELVKTMELPKGLQGVGPGCTDKTLLSAIASALHTSAAPITGQLSAAVEKNPGVWLNTTQPLCKAFIVTDEDIRKQEELVYSVRKRLEEALMADMLAHVEEAAAGEGDSIKDEGNGSEDMESV, from the exons ATGGAGAAGAAAAGGTGGGATTGTACTGCTCTTCCCAAGGGCTGGAAAATGGAAGAAGTGACCAGAAAGTCGGGTTTGTCCGCCGGAAAAAGCGACGTCTATTATTTTAG TCCATCTGGCAAGAAGTTCCGGAGCAAGCCTCAGCTGGCTCGTTACCTTGGCAACCAGATGGACCTGAGCTCATTCGACTTCCGCACAGGGAAGATGCTGATGAGCAAGCTGAACAAGAACCGCCAGCGGATGCGCtacgacaacaacaaccagaACAAG GGTAAACCCGACCTCAACACATCACTTCCAGTCAGACAGACAGCCTCCATCTTTAAGCAGCCCGTTACCAAGGTTACCAACCATCCCAGCAACAAAGTCAAGACAGATCCACAGAAAGCCGTTGACCAGCCCCGTCAG TTATTTTGGGAGAAGAAGCTAAGCGGTCTGAGTGCATACGACATTGCAGAAGAGCTGGTGAAAACGATGGAGCTGCCTAAAGGTCTCCAAG GAGTGGGACCAGGTTGCACAGACAAGACACTTTTGTCGGCCATCGCCAGTGCGCTCCACACCAGCGCCGCACCCATCACCGGACAGCTGTCGGCTGCCGTGGAGAAGAACCCCGGCGTATGGCTCAATACCACGCAGCCGCTTTGCAAGGCCTTTATTGTCACCGATGAAGACATCAG GAAGCAGGAGGAGCTGGTATACAGTGTGAGGAAGCGTCTGGAGGAAGCACTAATGGCTGACATGTTAGCGCATGTAGAGGAAGCGGCGGCCGGCGAGGGCGACTCCATCAAGGATGAAGGCAATGGCAGCGAAGACATGGAGAGCGTATAG